One Glandiceps talaboti chromosome 2, keGlaTala1.1, whole genome shotgun sequence genomic region harbors:
- the LOC144448241 gene encoding reticulon-1-A-like isoform X1 yields MDEFDPMSSVNSPPETNPYGENDDFVQLDTPAQEAVSSSGRDEAAEEDLYTAPVQSSEAEPSQLLNFGDPDPPMPSTETYGEEPESTYPDTSIQDQEPEPEPEPESKPPTEEPPVIELEEQPSKTGGIFDGLQNLDPRAEMQEPIDDGNIAEETKDVMEQTSGDDTVTSCDKNQQVVELIYWRDLKKSGIVFGSVLFLLLSLSFNSLISVIAYLSLAVLTVTISFRVYKTVLQAVQKTGEGNPFKPFLESDIEVPSDKVDKIVNHVCEHLSCVAKELRRLFLVEDLVDSIKFAVMLWLLTYIGGWFNGLTLLILGFIGLFTMPKVYELHQEKIDNYIDLVNKQVKDVMAKVQAKVPLLKKKTA; encoded by the exons ATGGATGAATTTGACCCTATGAGTTCTGTAAACTCCCCTCCTGAAACCAATCCTTACGGTGAAAACGATGATTTTGTTCAATTGGATACCCCAGCCCAAGAGGCCGTCAGCTCGTCTGGTCGTGATGAAGCAGCAGAAGAAGACCTATACACAGCCCCAGTCCAGAGTTCCGAGGCCGAGCCATCCCAACTATTAAATTTTGGTGATCCGGACCCACCAATGCCCTCTACTGAAACATATGGAGAAGAACCTGAAAGTACCTATCCGGATACGAGTATACAAGATCAAGAACCCGAACCGGAGCCAGAGCCAGAATCGAAACCACCAACAGAAGAACCTCCAGTAATAGAATTAGAAGAGCAACCGTCTAAAACAG GGGGTATTTTTGACGGACTACAAAATCTGGATCCAAGAG CAGAGATGCAAGAACCGATCGATGATGGTAACATTGCCGAGGAGACAAAAGATGTGATGGAGCAAACTAGTGGGGATGACACGGTTACTAGTTGCGATAAAAACCAACAAG TTGTAGAATTGATATACTGGCGTGATCTTAAGAAGTCGGGTATTGTGTTTGGCAGTGTGCTGTTTCTCCTGTTATCTCTCAGCTTCAACTCCCTTATTAGTGTGATAGCGTATCTTTCGTTGGCTGTTCTTACGGTCACCATCAGTTTCCGTGTCTACAAGACTGTCTTGCAAGCTGTACAGAAAACTGGTGAAGGAAATCCATTCAA GCCATTCTTGGAATCTGACATTGAGGTTCCCAGTGACAAAGTTGACAAGATcgtaaaccatgtctgtgaacACCTTTCTTGTGTTGCCAAGGAACTCCGTCGCCTCTTCCTGGTTGAAGACCTGGTAGATTCCATTAAA TTTGCTGTGATGCTATGGTTACTGACATACATTGGAGGATGGTTTAATGGTCTTACACTACTTATCTTGG gTTTCATTGGCCTGTTCACCATGCCCAAAGTGTATGAGCTGCACCAG GAAAAGATTGACAACTACATTGATCTTGTGAACAAACAAGTAAAGGATGTCATGGCAAA GGTCCAGGCCAAAGTACCGCTGTTAAAGAAGAAAACAGCATAA
- the LOC144448241 gene encoding reticulon-1-A-like isoform X2, protein MDEFDPMSSVNSPPETNPYGENDDFVQLDTPAQEAVSSSGRDEAAEEDLYTAPVQSSEAEPSQLLNFGDPDPPMPSTETYGEEPESTYPDTSIQDQEPEPEPEPESKPPTEEPPVIELEEQPSKTGGIFDGLQNLDPREMQEPIDDGNIAEETKDVMEQTSGDDTVTSCDKNQQVVELIYWRDLKKSGIVFGSVLFLLLSLSFNSLISVIAYLSLAVLTVTISFRVYKTVLQAVQKTGEGNPFKPFLESDIEVPSDKVDKIVNHVCEHLSCVAKELRRLFLVEDLVDSIKFAVMLWLLTYIGGWFNGLTLLILGFIGLFTMPKVYELHQEKIDNYIDLVNKQVKDVMAKVQAKVPLLKKKTA, encoded by the exons ATGGATGAATTTGACCCTATGAGTTCTGTAAACTCCCCTCCTGAAACCAATCCTTACGGTGAAAACGATGATTTTGTTCAATTGGATACCCCAGCCCAAGAGGCCGTCAGCTCGTCTGGTCGTGATGAAGCAGCAGAAGAAGACCTATACACAGCCCCAGTCCAGAGTTCCGAGGCCGAGCCATCCCAACTATTAAATTTTGGTGATCCGGACCCACCAATGCCCTCTACTGAAACATATGGAGAAGAACCTGAAAGTACCTATCCGGATACGAGTATACAAGATCAAGAACCCGAACCGGAGCCAGAGCCAGAATCGAAACCACCAACAGAAGAACCTCCAGTAATAGAATTAGAAGAGCAACCGTCTAAAACAG GGGGTATTTTTGACGGACTACAAAATCTGGATCCAAGAG AGATGCAAGAACCGATCGATGATGGTAACATTGCCGAGGAGACAAAAGATGTGATGGAGCAAACTAGTGGGGATGACACGGTTACTAGTTGCGATAAAAACCAACAAG TTGTAGAATTGATATACTGGCGTGATCTTAAGAAGTCGGGTATTGTGTTTGGCAGTGTGCTGTTTCTCCTGTTATCTCTCAGCTTCAACTCCCTTATTAGTGTGATAGCGTATCTTTCGTTGGCTGTTCTTACGGTCACCATCAGTTTCCGTGTCTACAAGACTGTCTTGCAAGCTGTACAGAAAACTGGTGAAGGAAATCCATTCAA GCCATTCTTGGAATCTGACATTGAGGTTCCCAGTGACAAAGTTGACAAGATcgtaaaccatgtctgtgaacACCTTTCTTGTGTTGCCAAGGAACTCCGTCGCCTCTTCCTGGTTGAAGACCTGGTAGATTCCATTAAA TTTGCTGTGATGCTATGGTTACTGACATACATTGGAGGATGGTTTAATGGTCTTACACTACTTATCTTGG gTTTCATTGGCCTGTTCACCATGCCCAAAGTGTATGAGCTGCACCAG GAAAAGATTGACAACTACATTGATCTTGTGAACAAACAAGTAAAGGATGTCATGGCAAA GGTCCAGGCCAAAGTACCGCTGTTAAAGAAGAAAACAGCATAA
- the LOC144448241 gene encoding reticulon-1-A-like isoform X3 — translation MDEFDPMSSVNSPPETNPYGENDDFVQLDTPAQEAVSSSGRDEAAEEDLYTAPVQSSEAEPSQLLNFGDPDPPMPSTETYGEEPESTYPDTSIQDQEPEPEPEPESKPPTEEPPVIELEEQPSKTGGIFDGLQNLDPRVVELIYWRDLKKSGIVFGSVLFLLLSLSFNSLISVIAYLSLAVLTVTISFRVYKTVLQAVQKTGEGNPFKPFLESDIEVPSDKVDKIVNHVCEHLSCVAKELRRLFLVEDLVDSIKFAVMLWLLTYIGGWFNGLTLLILGFIGLFTMPKVYELHQEKIDNYIDLVNKQVKDVMAKVQAKVPLLKKKTA, via the exons ATGGATGAATTTGACCCTATGAGTTCTGTAAACTCCCCTCCTGAAACCAATCCTTACGGTGAAAACGATGATTTTGTTCAATTGGATACCCCAGCCCAAGAGGCCGTCAGCTCGTCTGGTCGTGATGAAGCAGCAGAAGAAGACCTATACACAGCCCCAGTCCAGAGTTCCGAGGCCGAGCCATCCCAACTATTAAATTTTGGTGATCCGGACCCACCAATGCCCTCTACTGAAACATATGGAGAAGAACCTGAAAGTACCTATCCGGATACGAGTATACAAGATCAAGAACCCGAACCGGAGCCAGAGCCAGAATCGAAACCACCAACAGAAGAACCTCCAGTAATAGAATTAGAAGAGCAACCGTCTAAAACAG GGGGTATTTTTGACGGACTACAAAATCTGGATCCAAGAG TTGTAGAATTGATATACTGGCGTGATCTTAAGAAGTCGGGTATTGTGTTTGGCAGTGTGCTGTTTCTCCTGTTATCTCTCAGCTTCAACTCCCTTATTAGTGTGATAGCGTATCTTTCGTTGGCTGTTCTTACGGTCACCATCAGTTTCCGTGTCTACAAGACTGTCTTGCAAGCTGTACAGAAAACTGGTGAAGGAAATCCATTCAA GCCATTCTTGGAATCTGACATTGAGGTTCCCAGTGACAAAGTTGACAAGATcgtaaaccatgtctgtgaacACCTTTCTTGTGTTGCCAAGGAACTCCGTCGCCTCTTCCTGGTTGAAGACCTGGTAGATTCCATTAAA TTTGCTGTGATGCTATGGTTACTGACATACATTGGAGGATGGTTTAATGGTCTTACACTACTTATCTTGG gTTTCATTGGCCTGTTCACCATGCCCAAAGTGTATGAGCTGCACCAG GAAAAGATTGACAACTACATTGATCTTGTGAACAAACAAGTAAAGGATGTCATGGCAAA GGTCCAGGCCAAAGTACCGCTGTTAAAGAAGAAAACAGCATAA